A genomic window from Erythrobacter sp. BLCC-B19 includes:
- a CDS encoding LD-carboxypeptidase has protein sequence MTNIAICAPATPITPEQRAACEALVAAEFPGHRLTFHDQCFERAGHFAGDDLRRLTALLECANDPAFDVVWFAKGGYGSNRIAEAAVARMNASARTKTYIGFSDCGYLLAALYREGIGQCVHGHMPVSARSDGGKEAIRRVLRWLEGDTSGLEPSLDGTTPAVAFNLITLAMLSGTQMMPDLTGHVVMVEEVAEHLYSIDRLFFHLAGTLPRIAGLRLGAVTDVPENYVEFGQNEEEIAQFWCARMGVPYLGRALIGHTSANRVVPFGLASPPART, from the coding sequence ATGACGAATATCGCCATCTGCGCCCCTGCGACCCCGATCACCCCCGAACAGCGCGCAGCGTGCGAGGCGCTGGTGGCCGCCGAGTTTCCCGGCCACCGGCTGACCTTCCACGATCAATGCTTCGAGCGGGCCGGGCACTTTGCCGGCGATGATCTGCGGCGGCTGACCGCCTTGCTCGAATGTGCCAATGATCCCGCTTTCGATGTCGTGTGGTTCGCCAAGGGCGGTTACGGCTCCAACCGCATCGCCGAGGCGGCGGTGGCGCGGATGAACGCGAGCGCGCGAACCAAGACCTATATCGGCTTTTCGGACTGCGGCTATCTGCTCGCCGCGCTGTACCGGGAAGGGATCGGGCAGTGCGTGCATGGCCACATGCCGGTGAGCGCGCGGTCGGACGGGGGCAAGGAGGCGATCCGCCGCGTCCTGCGCTGGCTGGAGGGCGATACCAGCGGATTGGAACCCAGTCTTGACGGAACGACGCCGGCGGTGGCCTTCAATCTCATCACCCTCGCCATGCTCAGTGGTACGCAGATGATGCCCGATCTCACCGGCCATGTGGTGATGGTCGAGGAAGTGGCCGAACATCTCTACTCGATCGACCGGCTGTTCTTTCACCTTGCCGGCACCCTGCCGCGCATTGCCGGCCTCAGGCTCGGCGCGGTCACCGATGTGCCGGAAAACTACGTCGAATTCGGCCAGAACGAGGAAGAGATCGCCCAGTTCTGGTGCGCGCGGATGGGCGTGCCATACCTTGGCCGTGCGCTGATCGGGCACACGTCTGCCAACAGGGTTGTGCCCTTCGGCCTTGCCAGCCCGCCCGCACGGACGTAA
- a CDS encoding ACP S-malonyltransferase: protein MRAFIFPGQGSQKVGMGTELAAASEAARDVFGEVDEALRQNLTALMRDGPEDRLTLTENAQPAIMANAIATLRVLERDFGVKLLETANCVAGHSLGEYTALAAIGAFSLPNTARLLKLRGWAMQAAVPVGEGTMAVLLGADIEQAKALAEAAAQGEVCEVANDNDPSQVVLSGHTGAIERAVALTKEHGIKRGMILNVSAPFHSSLMAPAAEKMAHALAATPPGALALPLYANVTAAPVTDPEEERALLVEQVTGRVRWRESVLAMRADGVEHFVELGGKVVGPMVGRIDKAAQVTSLVTMADLEAFAKEIA, encoded by the coding sequence ATGCGCGCGTTCATTTTTCCGGGGCAGGGTAGCCAGAAGGTCGGCATGGGAACGGAGCTTGCCGCGGCAAGCGAAGCGGCGCGTGACGTCTTCGGCGAGGTGGATGAGGCGCTGCGCCAGAACCTCACGGCGCTCATGCGCGACGGGCCGGAAGACCGGCTCACCCTCACCGAAAACGCCCAGCCTGCGATCATGGCCAATGCCATCGCCACCCTTCGGGTGCTCGAGCGTGACTTCGGCGTGAAGCTGCTCGAAACCGCCAACTGCGTCGCGGGCCATTCGCTGGGCGAATACACTGCGCTCGCCGCGATTGGCGCCTTCAGCCTCCCCAACACCGCGCGGCTCCTCAAGCTGCGGGGCTGGGCGATGCAGGCCGCTGTGCCGGTGGGCGAGGGGACGATGGCGGTCTTGCTAGGGGCCGACATCGAACAGGCCAAGGCACTGGCCGAAGCGGCCGCACAAGGCGAGGTCTGCGAGGTCGCCAACGACAATGACCCCTCGCAGGTCGTGCTCTCGGGCCACACCGGCGCGATCGAGCGGGCCGTGGCGCTGACAAAGGAGCACGGGATCAAGCGCGGCATGATCCTCAATGTCTCGGCCCCGTTCCATTCGTCGCTGATGGCGCCTGCGGCCGAGAAGATGGCCCATGCGCTCGCCGCAACCCCGCCCGGCGCGCTGGCATTGCCGCTTTATGCCAACGTCACCGCTGCCCCCGTCACCGATCCCGAAGAGGAGCGCGCTCTGCTGGTCGAACAGGTCACGGGCCGCGTGCGCTGGCGCGAAAGCGTGCTTGCCATGCGCGCCGATGGGGTAGAACACTTCGTCGAACTGGGCGGCAAGGTGGTCGGCCCGATGGTGGGCCGGATCGACAAGGCGGCGCAGGTGACCAGCCTCGTCACCATGGCTGACCTTGAGGCCTTTGCGAAGGAGATCGCGTGA
- the fabG gene encoding 3-oxoacyl-[acyl-carrier-protein] reductase: MFSLKGMNALVTGASGGIGSSIAHALAAQGARLALSGSNAAKLRAFRDELNEAYPHDHDGHVEITCDLGNATQVEELIPAMLDTLGTVDILVNNAGITRDNLGMRMKDEEWDQVIRINLEASFRLMRAAARPMMKARFGRIINITSVVGATGNPGQMNYCAAKAGLTGMTKSFAQEVASRGITANCVAPGFIRTAMTAALDEKQQAAINSRIPMGRMGEGAEIGAAVAFLASREAAYVTGETLHVNGGMAML; this comes from the coding sequence ATGTTTTCACTGAAGGGCATGAACGCGCTGGTCACCGGCGCATCGGGCGGGATCGGGTCGAGCATTGCGCACGCGCTCGCCGCCCAGGGCGCGCGGTTGGCGCTGTCGGGCTCCAACGCGGCCAAGCTGCGCGCCTTCCGCGATGAATTGAACGAAGCCTACCCGCACGACCACGATGGCCATGTCGAGATCACCTGTGACCTCGGCAATGCCACGCAGGTGGAAGAACTGATCCCGGCGATGCTCGACACGCTGGGGACGGTCGACATCCTCGTCAACAACGCCGGCATCACCCGTGACAATCTGGGGATGCGGATGAAGGACGAGGAATGGGATCAGGTGATCCGCATCAACCTCGAAGCCAGCTTCCGTCTGATGCGCGCCGCTGCCCGGCCGATGATGAAGGCGCGCTTCGGCAGGATCATCAACATCACCTCGGTGGTGGGGGCGACCGGCAATCCGGGCCAGATGAACTACTGCGCTGCCAAGGCGGGCCTGACCGGTATGACCAAGAGCTTCGCGCAGGAAGTCGCCAGCCGCGGGATCACCGCCAACTGCGTTGCCCCCGGCTTCATCCGCACCGCGATGACCGCCGCCTTGGACGAAAAGCAGCAGGCCGCGATCAACAGCCGCATCCCGATGGGCCGGATGGGCGAGGGCGCGGAAATCGGCGCTGCAGTCGCTTTCCTCGCCAGCCGCGAGGCGGCTTACGTGACGGGCGAAACCCTCCACGTAAACGGCGGGATGGCGATGCTGTGA
- the dnaN gene encoding DNA polymerase III subunit beta yields the protein MKATIERATLLRCLSHVQSVVERRNTIPILSNVLIDADVGGSVRVMATDLDLQVVETMSASSVDQPGAITVSAHLLFDIARKLPEGSQVSLTTNDNRLEVKAGRSNFKLPTLPRDDFPVIVEGDLPTSFEIPARLLAELIDRTRFAISTEETRYYLNGIFLHVTDEDEPLLKAAATDGHRLARFTLPRPEGAAGMPDVIVPRKAVGELRKLLEEALDSNVLIDLSASKIRFTLGGEGGVVLTSKLIDGTFPDYSRVIPTANDKLLKVDPKLFFSGVDRVATIATEKTRAVKIGLDNDRVTLSVTSPDNGTAAEELAAEYRAEGLEIGFNANYLKDILGQIDSDTVELHLADAGAPTLIRENDQARALYVLMPMRV from the coding sequence ATGAAGGCCACGATCGAACGCGCGACGCTGCTGCGGTGCCTTTCCCATGTTCAATCCGTGGTGGAGCGGCGCAACACCATTCCGATCCTCTCCAACGTGTTGATCGACGCGGACGTGGGTGGCAGCGTGCGGGTGATGGCGACCGACCTCGACCTTCAGGTGGTCGAGACGATGAGCGCATCGTCCGTGGATCAGCCTGGCGCGATCACGGTCTCGGCACACCTGCTGTTCGACATTGCGAGGAAGCTGCCCGAGGGGAGCCAAGTCAGCCTGACCACCAACGACAACCGTCTGGAGGTCAAGGCGGGCCGCTCGAACTTCAAGCTGCCGACCTTGCCGCGCGATGACTTCCCGGTGATCGTCGAAGGCGACCTGCCGACCAGCTTCGAAATTCCTGCGCGGCTGCTCGCCGAGCTGATCGACCGCACCCGCTTTGCGATCTCGACCGAAGAGACGCGCTATTACCTCAACGGCATCTTCCTGCACGTCACCGATGAGGACGAACCGTTGCTCAAGGCTGCCGCCACCGACGGCCACCGCCTTGCGCGCTTCACTCTGCCGCGCCCGGAAGGCGCTGCCGGGATGCCCGACGTGATCGTGCCGAGGAAGGCCGTGGGCGAGCTGCGCAAGCTGCTGGAAGAAGCGCTCGACAGCAATGTCCTGATCGACCTCAGCGCCAGCAAGATCCGCTTCACGCTCGGCGGCGAGGGCGGGGTGGTGCTCACCTCCAAGCTGATCGACGGGACCTTCCCCGATTACAGCCGCGTGATCCCGACCGCCAATGACAAGCTGCTGAAGGTCGATCCCAAGCTGTTCTTCTCGGGCGTCGACCGCGTCGCGACCATCGCCACCGAGAAGACCCGCGCGGTCAAGATCGGGCTGGATAACGACCGCGTGACGCTCTCGGTCACCTCGCCCGACAATGGCACGGCGGCTGAGGAACTGGCCGCCGAATACCGCGCCGAGGGGCTCGAGATCGGTTTCAACGCCAATTATCTCAAGGATATCCTCGGCCAGATCGACAGCGACACGGTGGAACTCCACCTCGCCGATGCTGGCGCGCCGACGCTGATCCGCGAAAACGATCAGGCCCGCGCTCTCTATGTCCTAATGCCGATGCGAGTGTGA